In a single window of the Arachis hypogaea cultivar Tifrunner chromosome 6, arahy.Tifrunner.gnm2.J5K5, whole genome shotgun sequence genome:
- the LOC112696112 gene encoding 18 kDa seed maturation protein → MQGAKNTGQSIKEKAANVGASAQAGLEKTKATVQEKAEKMSTRDPIQKQMATQKKEHKTNQAEMEKQAAYNQNAAHKEAARAEDIAPGYYGTATHSTTGQHGHPTGGHQMSALPGHGTGQPTGQVTEGVIGSHPIGTNTGTTQTSTTTTARNTRAGVNPNDPRYGHGTGGSY, encoded by the exons atgcaAGGAGCAAAGAATACCGGACAGAGCATTAAGGAGAAAGCTGCTAATGTTGGTGCTTCTGCTCAAGCTGGTTTGGAGAAAACCAAGGCCACCGTCCAAGAGAAG GCTGAGAAGATGAGTACACGTGACCCTATCCAAAAACAGATGGCAACACAAAAGAAGGAACACAAGACCAACCAAGCCGAGATGGAGAAGCAGGCGGCTTATAATCAAAACGCCGCCCACAAAGAGGCGGCACGGGCCGAGGACATAGCCCCAGGCTACTACGGAACTGCCACTCATTCCACAACCGGACAACATGGACATCCTACTGGAGGCCACCAGATGTCTGCGTTACCTGGCCATGGAACTGGACAGCCCACAGGTCAAGTGACTGAGGGAGTGATAGGCTCACATCCTATTGGGACTAACACCGGCACGACTCAAACCTCTACGACCACTACCGCTCGTAATACACGTGCTGGTGTTAATCCCAATGATCCTAGGTATGGGCATGGAACCGGTGGTTCATACTAA